The Gemmatimonadales bacterium DNA window TCCCGATCACGCCGATGCGCCCGGTACGCGAGGCGCGCACGGCGGCACGCGCTCCCGGCCCGATAACCCCCTCGACCGGCACCGGCGAGACCCGGATCAACTCCTCCAACGCATGAGCGCTCACCGTGTTGCACGCCACGACAACGAGCTTCACCTCGCGGCTCACCATGAAGTCGAGGATCTCACGGCTGTAGCGCCGCACCGTGTCGGGCGACTTGTTCCCGTAGGGGACGCGGGCCGTGTCGCCGAAGTAGATGAGCGGCTCGTGCGGCAGCTGGCGCATCAACTCGTGGACGACGGTGAGTCCGCCGACGCCCGAGTCGAAGACGCCGATGGGATGCCGGTTCACCGCGCGGGCGGACGGACGCGCAGCGGGACGGTGACCCCGAAACCGGTGACGCCGCCCGGCAGACGTTCGATCTTGAGCGCCACCGGGAAGTCGTAGAGGTGCGCCGAGACGTAGGCCTCCGCGCCGGAGAAGAGGTGGTTGAAGACCAGGAGCGTGATCCAGTCCTCGCGCTCCTGCCGGTGCTCCTCGACGAACTTGTCACGCGTTCGGGCGAAATCCAGCTGCCACTGCGACTTCCAGACCATCGCGGCGGCAAGCCCCTCGAACGCGACGAACAGCCCGCCGGTCACGTTTCGGTTGAGCCGCGCCTGCCCCCACCCCGGAAGGACCAGCGAACGGAGGAATGCACCGGTGGGCGAAACGGGCGGGCGCGGGCGGATAGAGTCACCCCGCGTGGGCGGCGGCGGCGCGGAGTCCGGCTCGGCGGCGCGGACGGCAGTGGGGTCCGCGCGCGGCCGGGCGGGCGGGTTCTGCGCCAGCCCGACGGGCGCGGCCCCGAGCAGGAGCGCGAAGCAGGATAGGAGCGCGAGCCTCATCGGCCGATGAGCACCCGGAGACGCTTCGGCTCGATCGTTACGGTGACCTCCGTTAGGCCCGGTTCTCGCAGCTCGCCGTCGAGGTGGAGGACCAGCGGCGCGCCCTTCGAGCGGATGGTAACCGACCCGGTCCGGAACATCGCGACCTCGTTGAGAGAGTCGTGCGTGCCCTTCATCACCTTGGGCACCGACTTGAGGAAGGTCGCCGTGCTCACCTTGCGAATCAAGCAGACGTCGAGCAATCCGTCCCTGGGATCGGCTTGCGGGGTGATGTAGAACCCGCCGCCCGACGACACGCCGATCGCGGCCGCGAGCATCATCATCTCGCCGGTCTCGCGGTGCTCGGCGGCGTCGATCTCCAGGACCGGAGGCTTGAAGAAGACGAAGGTCTTGTAGATCGCGGCGAGATACACCGCGAAACCCTTCAGCCGCCTGATCTTGTTGGCCTGCTTCAGCGCCTCGGCGTCGAAGCCCACGCCCAGCATGTTGACGAAGTACTCACCTAACGCCTTGCCCACGTCGAAGATGGCGGTCTCGGCGCGCACGATCCGGGCCGCGGCGGCCTC harbors:
- a CDS encoding diacylglycerol kinase family lipid kinase, with amino-acid sequence MTTLVILNPWSGRGRGKKYRAQVQRGLKDAGIAYDFVETTGPGHALGLARDAAVSGVERIIVAGGDGSTHEVANGMLQAPLADDGATRPALGVIPLGTGNDFAKLLGVFRFPPEAAAARIVRAETAIFDVGKALGEYFVNMLGVGFDAEALKQANKIRRLKGFAVYLAAIYKTFVFFKPPVLEIDAAEHRETGEMMMLAAAIGVSSGGGFYITPQADPRDGLLDVCLIRKVSTATFLKSVPKVMKGTHDSLNEVAMFRTGSVTIRSKGAPLVLHLDGELREPGLTEVTVTIEPKRLRVLIGR